Proteins encoded in a region of the Neodiprion virginianus isolate iyNeoVirg1 chromosome 2, iyNeoVirg1.1, whole genome shotgun sequence genome:
- the LOC124298721 gene encoding splicing factor 3B subunit 6 has protein sequence MTMAMLQRRANVRLPPEVNRVLYIRNLPYKITAEEMYDIFGKYGAIRQIRVGNTAETRGTAFVVYEDIFDAKNACDHLSGFNVCNRYLVVLYYQSNKAFKRVDVDKKMEEIDKLKTKYNLNEEKKP, from the exons ATGACGATGGCAATGTTACAACGGCGAGCCAAC gTTCGGCTCCCCCCAGAGGTCAACAGAGTTTTGTATATAAGAAACCTGCCGTACAAAATCACCGCTGAAGAAATGTATGACATATTTGGTAAATACGGAGCAATACGGCAGATCAGAGT AGGAAATACGGCAGAGACGAGAGGAACAGCATTTGTGGTTTATGAAGATATCTTTGATGCAAAAAACGCCTGCGATCACCTGAGTGGTTTCAATGTCTGTAACCGTTACCTAGTGGTACTGTATTACCAAAGTAACAAGGCGTTCAAACGCGTCGACGTTGATAAGAAGATGGAGGAAATTGATAAGCTGAAAACGAAGTACAACCTcaatgaagaaaagaaaccgTAA